One window from the genome of Corynebacterium sp. SCR221107 encodes:
- the pgl gene encoding 6-phosphogluconolactonase gives MEVVAQPDAEAVAEEAAKRFAKVVRKVAKRGGVSGDGIARIVLTGGGPGIAMLRKLVNHDIDWERVHVFFGDERNVPVTDPESNEGQAREALLEHVDIPEANIHGYGLGGVDLNAAAENYEAVLADFAPDGFDLHLLGMGGEGHINSLFPHTPAVKEKEHLVVAVTDSPKPPAERVTLTLPAVHRAKRVWIVTAGTAKAEAIKAVVDGKKAVDWPAAGATGTKETLLIVDKEAASLL, from the coding sequence GTGGAAGTTGTTGCCCAACCGGATGCGGAGGCAGTTGCCGAAGAGGCGGCTAAACGTTTTGCGAAAGTGGTTCGAAAGGTTGCCAAACGCGGCGGCGTCTCGGGTGACGGAATCGCGCGCATCGTCCTGACAGGCGGTGGCCCCGGCATCGCTATGCTTCGGAAACTGGTCAACCACGACATCGACTGGGAACGCGTTCATGTCTTCTTCGGCGATGAGCGCAACGTGCCGGTAACGGATCCAGAATCCAATGAGGGCCAAGCCCGCGAGGCGCTCCTCGAGCACGTTGATATCCCAGAGGCAAACATCCACGGTTATGGGCTAGGCGGTGTCGATCTCAACGCCGCCGCCGAAAACTACGAAGCTGTGCTCGCTGACTTCGCACCAGACGGCTTCGATCTGCACCTTTTGGGCATGGGCGGTGAGGGCCACATCAATTCCTTGTTCCCGCACACCCCCGCGGTCAAGGAAAAAGAACACCTCGTGGTGGCTGTGACCGATTCGCCCAAGCCACCGGCTGAGCGTGTGACATTGACCCTGCCTGCCGTTCATCGTGCAAAGCGCGTGTGGATCGTTACTGCCGGCACCGCCAAGGCCGAGGCCATCAAGGCCGTGGTCGATGGAAAAAAGGCCGTCGACTGGCCCGCCGCCGGGGCGACTGGCACGAAGGAAACCCTTCTGATCGTAGACAAGGAAGCGGCCTCCTTGCTCTGA
- the secG gene encoding preprotein translocase subunit SecG produces the protein MTLALEIILIISCVIMTLFVLLHRGKGGGLSSLFGGGVQSNLSGSTVVEKNLDRVTIFTGLIWIACIIGLNLIQAYGS, from the coding sequence ATGACACTGGCGCTAGAAATTATTCTGATCATTTCGTGCGTGATAATGACCTTGTTCGTCCTGCTGCACAGGGGCAAGGGTGGTGGCCTGTCCTCGCTATTCGGCGGTGGCGTGCAGTCTAACCTGTCCGGTTCCACAGTGGTGGAAAAGAACCTAGATCGCGTGACCATCTTCACCGGCCTGATCTGGATCGCATGCATTATTGGTCTGAACCTGATCCAGGCCTACGGGTCTTAG